In Vreelandella piezotolerans, one genomic interval encodes:
- a CDS encoding helix-turn-helix transcriptional regulator produces MPNDYLTTAEVADYLRLKERKVYDLVRQGHIPCSRATGKLLFPRQHVDMWVLSHLEGDQAQRQPPPPVLVGSQDPLLEWAVRESGSDLASLCQGSGDGVRRLLEGKAMLAGIHLLDAATGRYNEPAALGLGGVRDLIVLHWATRRQGLLLAPGNPLGIQSVDDIAKRKAVLAHRQPGAGAAQLLSCLLEQAGIPPEALRWAAHPALSEDDLALTIAQGDADVGLGMKAAAQRQQLAFVPLVEESFDVVMHRRSYFEPAVQALFAFARTARFAQRASTLSGYDVRLLGRVLYNA; encoded by the coding sequence ATGCCGAACGACTATTTGACCACCGCTGAAGTAGCAGACTATTTGCGTTTGAAAGAGCGCAAGGTGTACGACCTCGTCCGACAAGGTCATATTCCCTGCAGCCGTGCTACGGGAAAGTTGCTGTTTCCCCGCCAGCATGTCGATATGTGGGTGCTTAGCCACTTGGAGGGCGACCAAGCGCAGCGGCAGCCGCCGCCGCCCGTGTTGGTGGGCAGCCAGGACCCGCTGTTGGAGTGGGCCGTGCGCGAAAGTGGCAGCGATCTGGCCTCGTTGTGTCAGGGCAGTGGCGACGGCGTGCGCCGCTTGCTGGAGGGCAAGGCGATGCTGGCGGGAATTCATTTGCTGGACGCAGCTACCGGGCGCTATAACGAACCGGCCGCGTTGGGCCTTGGGGGCGTGCGCGATTTGATCGTATTGCACTGGGCCACACGACGCCAGGGCCTGCTGTTAGCTCCGGGTAATCCGCTGGGCATTCAATCGGTGGACGACATTGCCAAGCGCAAAGCCGTGCTGGCCCATCGCCAGCCGGGTGCCGGGGCCGCGCAACTCTTGAGCTGCTTGCTAGAGCAGGCGGGCATCCCGCCGGAAGCCTTGAGATGGGCGGCGCACCCTGCGCTCAGCGAAGACGACTTGGCGCTGACCATCGCTCAGGGCGATGCCGATGTCGGCCTTGGTATGAAGGCCGCGGCACAGCGCCAGCAGTTGGCGTTCGTCCCGCTCGTAGAGGAGTCGTTCGATGTAGTGATGCATCGACGCAGCTATTTCGAGCCTGCCGTACAGGCGCTCTTTGCGTTTGCCCGTACGGCCCGTTTTGCCCAGCGGGCCAGTACGCTGAGCGGTTACGATGTGCGCCTGCTGGGTCGCGTGTTGTACAACGCTTAA
- a CDS encoding ABC transporter permease: protein MAASDNPFYTALTLILGMDSNLIDIVALSLQVSLSAVLIASALALPVGAALALWRFPGRNGMIVVLNALMGLPPVVAGLCVYLMLSRAGPLGSLGLLFTPSAMVVAQVILVFPIIAALTRQQVEALHHEYDEQLRSLGLTPLRMMPTLLWDARFGLLTVVLAGFGRASAEVGAVMIVGGNIDGVTRVMTTSIVLETSKGDLPLALGLGIILLALVTLINALAHAVSEAAKRRLG from the coding sequence ATGGCAGCTAGTGATAATCCTTTCTACACGGCGCTCACGCTGATTCTGGGCATGGACTCGAACTTGATCGACATCGTGGCGCTTTCGCTGCAGGTGTCGCTGAGCGCCGTGCTGATCGCCAGCGCTTTGGCGCTGCCGGTGGGTGCCGCGCTGGCGTTGTGGCGCTTCCCTGGTCGCAACGGCATGATCGTGGTGCTCAACGCGCTGATGGGGTTACCGCCGGTCGTGGCGGGTCTATGCGTCTATTTGATGCTCTCCAGAGCGGGGCCGCTGGGATCGCTTGGCCTGCTGTTCACACCCAGCGCCATGGTGGTTGCCCAAGTCATCCTGGTCTTTCCCATTATCGCTGCGCTGACACGCCAACAAGTGGAAGCCTTGCACCACGAGTATGACGAACAGCTTCGCTCACTCGGGCTAACGCCGCTACGCATGATGCCCACCCTGCTGTGGGATGCACGCTTTGGCCTGCTGACGGTCGTTTTGGCTGGCTTCGGCCGTGCCAGTGCCGAAGTGGGTGCGGTGATGATCGTCGGTGGCAATATCGATGGGGTGACGCGCGTGATGACCACCAGCATCGTGCTGGAAACCAGCAAGGGCGATCTGCCGTTGGCACTCGGCCTGGGCATCATCCTGCTGGCGCTGGTCACGTTGATCAATGCGCTGGCCCATGCGGTCAGTGAAGCGGCCAAGAGGCGATTAGGATGA